In the Patescibacteria group bacterium genome, one interval contains:
- a CDS encoding ATP-binding protein, which translates to MQISIIEFSVQNFKTFKNKVTFSTVAQKNDKHTFKDNGENLLKTSFIYGPNASGKSTLLEALIFFKSIVSFSANIQENSMLPYSPFMGNKENRESPIFFELVFSIDGINEGAYRYNFSIMHDRVVSEDLVKISSSGSVKMYISRNEQEIKIGKEFKDVEMIRDRTRKDTLFLSMAAQFNSTLALNFLEALKSINIISGIIPGNYQNFTVKKFKEDAVYKEKILEYLRTADFCISNGRVEEVDVSAVDIKDGQEGFSATKRVEKGNALFFEHPVYDAKNNRSGSFEILIDAESEGTKKFLSALGPIIDTLDGGKVLFIDEFDNSLHPILTKFIVNLFESKDINKNNAQLIVTTHDTSLLANKGEFIKDQFWFTEKDEFGSAKLFSLAEFDIRNDTEFSKKYLEGRFGALPFIHSTKK; encoded by the coding sequence ATGCAAATTTCAATTATTGAGTTTTCGGTGCAAAATTTTAAAACCTTTAAAAATAAGGTTACTTTTTCTACAGTTGCGCAGAAAAATGATAAGCACACCTTTAAAGATAACGGTGAGAATCTTCTTAAAACATCGTTTATTTATGGACCAAACGCTTCTGGTAAAAGCACACTGTTAGAGGCGCTTATTTTTTTTAAGAGTATTGTATCATTTTCTGCAAATATACAAGAGAATTCCATGCTTCCTTATTCTCCTTTTATGGGAAATAAGGAAAACAGAGAAAGTCCGATTTTTTTTGAGTTAGTTTTTTCTATTGATGGAATTAATGAAGGGGCGTATCGATATAATTTCTCAATCATGCATGATCGTGTTGTCTCAGAGGATTTAGTTAAGATATCGTCGTCTGGGTCGGTAAAAATGTATATTTCGCGAAACGAACAAGAAATAAAAATTGGAAAAGAATTTAAAGATGTTGAAATGATTCGCGACAGAACTCGTAAGGACACTTTGTTCTTATCAATGGCGGCTCAGTTTAATAGCACGCTCGCTTTAAATTTTTTAGAGGCTCTAAAGAGTATAAATATTATCTCTGGAATTATACCTGGAAATTATCAAAACTTTACCGTGAAAAAGTTTAAAGAGGATGCGGTTTACAAAGAAAAGATTCTTGAATATTTAAGGACTGCTGATTTTTGCATTTCCAATGGGAGAGTGGAGGAGGTTGATGTTAGCGCTGTTGACATCAAAGATGGTCAAGAGGGGTTTTCTGCAACGAAGCGAGTAGAAAAGGGCAATGCTTTATTTTTTGAGCATCCAGTTTATGACGCCAAAAATAATAGATCAGGATCGTTCGAGATTTTAATTGATGCAGAGTCAGAAGGCACAAAGAAGTTTCTTTCCGCGCTTGGTCCGATAATTGATACGCTTGATGGTGGCAAGGTTTTGTTTATTGATGAGTTTGACAATAGTCTTCATCCGATACTTACCAAGTTTATTGTTAATCTCTTTGAGTCAAAAGATATAAACAAGAACAACGCCCAACTTATCGTTACAACACATGACACCAGCCTGCTCGCAAACAAAGGGGAGTTTATTAAGGATCAGTTTTGGTTTACCGAGAAAGATGAATTCGGTTCCGCTAAATTATTTTCTTTGGCTGAGTTTGATATTAGAAATGATACGGAATTTTCAAAGAAATATCTCGAAGGGCGATTTGGCGCATTGCCTTTTATTCATAGCACTAAGAAATAG
- a CDS encoding type I restriction-modification system subunit M, which translates to MSEEQKRLLEKQLWGVANVLRGKMNADEYKNYILGFIFYKYLSEKLERYVDEKLLASEDFKFAEIKENTKDGKTYLEHVKTGCIGHLGFFLKPTELFSYLVKKGKGEIKGENTFILEDLKNVLNDIEKTSAGTASEDDFKGLFDDMDLTSTKLGARENQKNEVVVEVLSLLSGIDFKLEDTKSDLLGDAYEYLIGEFAAGAGKKGGEFYTPAQISRLLAQIVSQDKKRIKSVYDPTCGSGSLLLRIGDYTDVVSYFGQEQNPTTYNLARMNMILHGVHFDHFDIRHGDTLKEDMHADLKAEAIVANPPFSAQWKGDTDPQLAHDDRFSQYGRLAPKSAADYAFVTHMLYHLADNGTMAVVLPHGALFRSGAEGHIRKHIIEKQNYLDAVIGLPANLFYGTSIPATVLVFKKCRRDDEGILFIDASKDFVKEKNQNKLTDDNIAKIFVTYKERKEIEKYSHRATMEEIRENEYNLNIPRYVDTFEEEEVIDIEAVAESLRKLNANEIGLQNKIAEFCDELGIGKPF; encoded by the coding sequence ATGTCAGAAGAACAAAAAAGACTACTTGAAAAGCAACTGTGGGGCGTGGCAAATGTGCTCCGTGGTAAGATGAATGCTGATGAATACAAGAATTATATTCTTGGTTTTATTTTTTACAAGTATCTATCGGAGAAGTTGGAGCGTTATGTTGATGAAAAACTTTTGGCGAGTGAGGATTTTAAATTTGCGGAAATAAAAGAAAATACTAAGGATGGAAAGACTTACTTGGAACATGTTAAAACTGGCTGTATCGGTCATCTCGGTTTTTTCTTAAAGCCAACCGAGCTTTTTTCTTATCTGGTTAAAAAGGGCAAGGGTGAGATAAAAGGTGAGAACACATTTATCTTGGAGGATCTTAAAAATGTTCTCAATGACATTGAGAAAACATCAGCAGGCACAGCAAGTGAAGATGATTTTAAGGGTTTGTTTGATGATATGGATTTAACTTCGACCAAGCTAGGTGCTCGTGAAAATCAAAAGAATGAAGTGGTAGTTGAGGTGTTGTCTTTGCTCAGTGGTATAGATTTCAAGCTGGAAGACACTAAGAGTGACTTACTTGGTGATGCCTATGAATACCTGATCGGCGAATTCGCTGCTGGTGCTGGCAAGAAAGGCGGTGAGTTTTATACCCCTGCCCAAATCTCTCGGCTGTTGGCTCAGATTGTGTCTCAAGACAAGAAACGAATTAAGTCTGTCTATGATCCGACTTGTGGCTCTGGCTCACTCTTGCTTCGTATCGGTGACTACACTGATGTGGTTAGTTATTTCGGTCAAGAACAAAACCCAACGACTTACAATTTGGCTCGCATGAACATGATCTTGCATGGCGTTCACTTCGACCATTTCGATATTCGCCACGGTGATACGCTCAAAGAGGATATGCACGCCGATCTTAAAGCTGAGGCAATAGTAGCCAATCCACCGTTCTCGGCTCAATGGAAGGGCGACACTGATCCGCAACTAGCTCATGACGACAGATTCTCACAATACGGACGACTAGCGCCAAAAAGTGCGGCTGATTACGCTTTTGTGACGCACATGCTTTACCACTTGGCGGATAATGGCACTATGGCTGTTGTGTTACCACATGGCGCCTTGTTTCGCTCTGGAGCTGAGGGGCATATTCGCAAGCATATCATTGAAAAACAAAACTACCTCGATGCCGTAATTGGTTTGCCCGCTAATCTTTTTTATGGCACTTCAATCCCTGCTACTGTGTTGGTGTTTAAGAAATGCCGTCGTGATGACGAGGGTATTCTGTTTATTGATGCGTCTAAAGATTTTGTAAAAGAAAAGAATCAAAACAAATTGACTGATGATAACATTGCGAAGATTTTTGTGACCTACAAAGAGCGCAAAGAGATCGAGAAATACTCCCATCGGGCAACAATGGAGGAGATTCGTGAGAATGAATACAATTTGAATATTCCACGCTATGTGGATACTTTTGAAGAGGAGGAGGTAATTGATATTGAAGCGGTGGCAGAGAGCCTGAGGAAATTGAATGCTAATGAGATTGGTTTGCAAAATAAGATTGCGGAGTTTTGCGATGAGCTGGGAATTGGCAAGCCGTTCTAA